Proteins co-encoded in one Podarcis muralis chromosome 12, rPodMur119.hap1.1, whole genome shotgun sequence genomic window:
- the LOC114607853 gene encoding uncharacterized protein LOC114607853 codes for MGVPVTLLFFFSLLPSTLSQVVVHHTSYKGICTNACDFHGYDYTWCKQSGGSGKSWDYCSLEEGLGHTGEKCATMCDLWGGSYHYCYLKNGEWNYCGLISEKGFAEYAQDNKMCFDGCRATKEGFHCNTGHGKQRCSPFHDVTPTGLPCHNNYRCAKYGTDGYRCHVDNDQGLWDYCGRRAQSKCVWEYSETNSSLVEICKLPTSHHEGKILFRRERRDKMLPLTKEEFKKAVHLIDKIASVTRLPDSEPLETVRFYKQEDIFCKGVNYTGVELEIGMTKESAMPIAHVLFPEFLNSVEILRLAFYTSLHSTFYQPAYTIAISVDEPMLCSTDHQ; via the coding sequence ATGGGTGTTCCCGTGACtttactctttttcttttctcttctgccTTCCACTCTCTCCCAAGTTGTTGTTCATCATACAAGCTACAAGGGGATATGTACAAACGCTTGTGACTTTCACGGCTATGATTATACCTGGTGCAAGCAaagtggtggcagcgggaaatCTTGGGACTACTGTTCCTTAGAAGAAGGCTTGGGACACACAGGTGAAAAATGTGCCACAATGTGCGATCTCTGGGGGGGCTCCTACCACTACTGCTACTTAAAAAATGGGGAATGGAACTACTGTGGATTGATCAGCGAGAAGGGCTTTGCTGAATATGCTCAGGACAACAAAATGTGTTTTGATGGATGCCGAGCGACTAAAGAGGGTTTTCACTGCAATACAGGCCATGGTAAGCAACGTTGCTCTCCATTCCACGATGTGACCCCCACTGGTTTGCCCTGCCACAACAACTACCGTTGTGCAAAATATGGAACCGATGGGTACCGATGCCACGTGGATAATGACCAAGGCCTCTGGGATTACTGTGGACGCAGGGCCCAGAGTAAGTGTGTATGGGAGTACTCTGAGACCAATTCCTCCCTGGTGGAGATTTGCAAACTTCCCACCTCTCATCATGAAGGCAAGATCCTCTTCCGCCGAGAAAGGAGGGACAAGATGCTCCCTCTCACCAAGGAGGAGTTCAAAAAGGCGGTCCATCTGATCGACAAAATCGCCTCCGTCACCAGGCTTCCTGACTCGGAACCTCTGGAAACTGTTCGTTTCTACAAGCAAGAGGATATCTTCTGCAAGGGTGTCAATTATACAGGCGTGGAGCTGGAGATAGGAATGACCAAGGAGAGTGCTATGCCCATTGCTCATGTCCTCTTCCCAGAGTTCCTAAACTCTGTGGAGATCTTGCGCTTAGCATTTTACACCAGCCTCCATAGCACATTTTATCAGCCTGCCTACACCATTGCTATCTCTGTTGATGAACCAATGTTATGTTCCACTGACCACCAGTGA